Genomic window (Bacteroidota bacterium):
AATTATTTTAAACCCTTCAAACCATTTCAAACCATTTCAAACTATTTCAAACTATTTCAAACTATTTCAAACTATTTCAAACCATTTCAAACCATTTCAAACCATTTCAAACCGCCTCGAACCATATCAAGCTATTTTACAACCTTTTCATCTTCCTGTTTAAAAATTTCATCACCACCTGGTCAACAAAAAAGGTAAAAGTAAGGCAAAGCAGTATTTCGGAGATCAACAAACAATTATGAGAAAGGAAGGCAACAATTTCCTTATCTGAGCCACTTTTTGACTGGAAAGAAAAGAAAAGCGTAAGCCCTAAAATGGCCAATGCAAAAATTATCAGCAGAACCTTCATCCCGAAATCAACTATTAATCTTTGCCAGGCCATACGTTTTTCCACCTTGCTTACAAGCTTGTCGCAAAAAGAATCTGGAATATCAATATCAGGAGCCGTCCTGATGGCTTCATCTATCCATTTATCCAGATCATCAGGTTTATTGTTGCTTTGCATAACTATAAGTTTAAAAATTCAAATCTTCACGGGTATTTTTCATCATATATGACTGAAAAGCCTCACGGATAAGGTTTCTTCCCCGGTTCAGATAACTTTTTATCGTACCCTCCTGCATGGATGTAATTTCTTCAATTTCTTTCAGTGAAAATTCACCGAGATAAAACAAGGTAATCACTGTCCGATAATGAACAGGAAGTTGTGCAATCAACTCGTGCACCATATTTTTTACTTCATCCTTCTGCAACAAATCAAAAGGATTAGCAGCTTCAGGCATCTTAAGAACCACATCAGTCATTCCAGGATTATTATCGGCCAGCACTACTTTTTCGCTTCCTTTCTTCCTGATAAAATCTATACAGGTATTATAAGTAACAGATCCAATCCAGGTAGAAAGTTTTGAATCGCCCCTGAAATGCCGGATGCTTTTAAAAACGCGCAGAAAAACTTCCTGGCACAGGTCTTCTGCATCCTGCTGCCTGGGTACCATACGCCAAACCATCACCCAAACCAGCTTTTGATATTTATTTACCAGAAAGCGGAATGAATTGGTATTGCCGTTTTTTATCTGCTCTATCAGTTCTAAATCTGTCATTGAAGCATTAGTCTAAAAAGGCAATTAAAAGGTTGCAGAAGACATATAAAATTAATTTAAAAAGATATTTGAATATTTATAAATAAAAA
Coding sequences:
- a CDS encoding sigma-70 family RNA polymerase sigma factor → MTDLELIEQIKNGNTNSFRFLVNKYQKLVWVMVWRMVPRQQDAEDLCQEVFLRVFKSIRHFRGDSKLSTWIGSVTYNTCIDFIRKKGSEKVVLADNNPGMTDVVLKMPEAANPFDLLQKDEVKNMVHELIAQLPVHYRTVITLFYLGEFSLKEIEEITSMQEGTIKSYLNRGRNLIREAFQSYMMKNTREDLNF